A stretch of Diceros bicornis minor isolate mBicDic1 chromosome 29, mDicBic1.mat.cur, whole genome shotgun sequence DNA encodes these proteins:
- the LOC131394110 gene encoding alpha-defensin 1-like, with translation MRTLALLTALLLLALQAQAEPLRERADEVPAQDQPEAEIQDMTISFDGDERSARDASGTRPTITCHCSRPFCTIREVQRGTCTDIRSGTKYPLCCR, from the exons ATGAGGACCCTTGCCCTCCTCACTGCCCTTCTGCTCTTGGCCCTCCAGGCCCAAGCTGAGCccctgagagagagagctgaTGAGGTTCCTGCCCAGGACCAGCCTGAGGCCGAGATCCAGGACATGACCATCTCTTTTGATGGGGATGAGCGCTCCGCTCGAGATGCTTCAG GCACTAGACCAACAATCACCTGCCACTGCAGTCGCCCTTTCTGCACAATACGTGAGGTTCAACGTGGGACCTGTACTGATATCCGCTCTGGCACCAAATACCCGCTTTGCTGTCGCTGA